From the Desulfobacterales bacterium genome, the window ATCGGTTCAAAAAACTAAAAGAAACAACCACGCTCAGGCAGAGAATTATACTCACCGGTATTGGTGCCTGCTATATAGCAACAGCGGCAGCTGCGGTAACGGTAAGTTTTTTTCTTACATAGAATGACCTGAAAAATGGAATTGCAATTGGGATCGATCGGCTTTCTACTTGATATAGGCCGGTCTAAGGTCCTTCACCATAGGGTAGTGCTTGGTGTTGAGGGTCTTCAACTCTGCACTCTCGGCGTCAGCGGTGGCAGCCAAGATGGCGTCTGCAAGGCCTACGCCGTGAGACTTGCCGTAATCGCGCTTGTAAATCCCACCGGCCTTAGCAATTTTGGCGCTTACAGGAACAACGCGGAAGAGAGATATAAAACTGTC encodes:
- a CDS encoding type II toxin-antitoxin system VapC family toxin; this translates as MAQLLLLDTDILVDFFRGHGQAVAFVNAHSAQIILSSIVVAELYAGVKGAAEQAALDSFISLFRVVPVSAKIAKAGGIYKRDYGKSHGVGLADAILAATADAESAELKTLNTKHYPMVKDLRPAYIK